Proteins encoded together in one Telopea speciosissima isolate NSW1024214 ecotype Mountain lineage chromosome 4, Tspe_v1, whole genome shotgun sequence window:
- the LOC122660400 gene encoding protein-lysine N-methyltransferase EEF2KMT isoform X2, translated as MDEDFNPSTTACLHLVSAFLAMEPTDCLISLARECGGGSITMEVQSFIWEECINRAACNINRPSDSYIKNFLKKVIVDVESNCSDVLDGLYEQYAYYLTALKDDSSMIANKRVCKSISFLFPDGPSRPTSKLVVPLRCSLDMLEGDTGCSIWPSSLFLSEFILSHLELFSNKSCFEVGSGVGLVGVILAYVKAKKVVLSDGDFSSLANLKLNLEMNQLITGTDMPDRTLQDPNLMECIHLSWESASESRLRAFRPDIVLGADVIYDPICVPHLIRVLAIFLNPDKSNPCQRRGAPDDNDLAFGSCLGRTVYGDASNTKSQFDTSKKGTVAYIATVIRNLDTFHCFLKLSSENHLSVVDITETQKPLELLPYMQSYNRSSIRLFSISFSGDQNSGMVAG; from the exons ATGGACGAAGACTTCAACCCTTCAACCACTGCGTGTCTCCATTTGGTCTCTGCTTTCCTCGCTATGGAACCCACAGATTGTCTAATCTCTTTGGCAAG AGAATGTGGTGGAGGGTCGATTACAATGGAAGTTCAGAGTTTCATTTGGGAGGAATGTATAAATAGAGCT GCGTGCAATATTAATCGGCCGAGCGATTCATACATAAAGAATTTTCTGAAGAAGGTCATTGTGGATGTTGAATCAAACTGTTCTGATGTGCTCGATGGGTTATATGAACAATATGCGTATTATTTGACGGCATTAAAG GATGATAGTTCGATGATTGCCAATAAAAGGGTGTGCAAAAGCATTTCATTTCTCTTCCCTGATG GTCCTAGCCGTCCAACGTCGAAATTGGTAGTTCCACTGCGATGTTCTCTTGACATGCTTGAAGGAGATACTGG ATGTTCCATTTGGCCTTCAAGTCTTTTCTTATCGGAGTTTATACTTTCTCATCTTGAGTTATTCTCTAATAAATCGTGTTTTGAG GTTGGTTCGGGTGTTGGTTTAGTCGGCGTGATTCTTGCCTATGTGAAAGCCAAGAAG GTGGTACTGAGTGATGGTGATTTTTCAAGTTTAGCAAATCTGAAGCTTAATTTGGAAATGAACCAGTTGATCACAGGAACAGATATGCCAGACAGGACACTCCAAGATCCAAATTTG ATGGAGTGCATACATTTGTCATGGGAATCAGCATCAGAAAGTCGACTTCGAGCTTTCAGGCCCGATATAGT GTTGGGAGCAGATGTAATTTATGATCCAATATGCGTGCCACATCTAATTCGAGTACTTGCCATTTTCTTGAACCCGGATAAATCAAATCCCTGTCAAAGAAGAGGTGCTCCTGATGATAATGATCTTGCATTTGGTTCATGTCTAGGAAGAACAGTCTATGGTGATGCTTCAAACACTAAATCTCAGTTTGATACTTCAAAGAAAGGCACGGTGGCTTATATAGCTACTGTAATACGCAATCTAGACACATTTCATTGCTTCCTCAAACTATCAAGTGAAAATCATCTCTCTGTTGTAGATATAACTGAAACTCAGAAGCCATTGGAATTGCTCCCATACATGCAATCATACAATCGCTCCAGTATACGACtattttctatttccttttcAGGTGATCAAAATTCCGGCATGGTTGCTGGATGA
- the LOC122660400 gene encoding protein-lysine N-methyltransferase EEF2KMT isoform X1, which translates to MDEDFNPSTTACLHLVSAFLAMEPTDCLISLARECGGGSITMEVQSFIWEECINRAACNINRPSDSYIKNFLKKVIVDVESNCSDVLDGLYEQYAYYLTALKDDSSMIANKRVCKSISFLFPDEGPSRPTSKLVVPLRCSLDMLEGDTGCSIWPSSLFLSEFILSHLELFSNKSCFEVGSGVGLVGVILAYVKAKKVVLSDGDFSSLANLKLNLEMNQLITGTDMPDRTLQDPNLMECIHLSWESASESRLRAFRPDIVLGADVIYDPICVPHLIRVLAIFLNPDKSNPCQRRGAPDDNDLAFGSCLGRTVYGDASNTKSQFDTSKKGTVAYIATVIRNLDTFHCFLKLSSENHLSVVDITETQKPLELLPYMQSYNRSSIRLFSISFSGDQNSGMVAG; encoded by the exons ATGGACGAAGACTTCAACCCTTCAACCACTGCGTGTCTCCATTTGGTCTCTGCTTTCCTCGCTATGGAACCCACAGATTGTCTAATCTCTTTGGCAAG AGAATGTGGTGGAGGGTCGATTACAATGGAAGTTCAGAGTTTCATTTGGGAGGAATGTATAAATAGAGCT GCGTGCAATATTAATCGGCCGAGCGATTCATACATAAAGAATTTTCTGAAGAAGGTCATTGTGGATGTTGAATCAAACTGTTCTGATGTGCTCGATGGGTTATATGAACAATATGCGTATTATTTGACGGCATTAAAG GATGATAGTTCGATGATTGCCAATAAAAGGGTGTGCAAAAGCATTTCATTTCTCTTCCCTGATG AAGGTCCTAGCCGTCCAACGTCGAAATTGGTAGTTCCACTGCGATGTTCTCTTGACATGCTTGAAGGAGATACTGG ATGTTCCATTTGGCCTTCAAGTCTTTTCTTATCGGAGTTTATACTTTCTCATCTTGAGTTATTCTCTAATAAATCGTGTTTTGAG GTTGGTTCGGGTGTTGGTTTAGTCGGCGTGATTCTTGCCTATGTGAAAGCCAAGAAG GTGGTACTGAGTGATGGTGATTTTTCAAGTTTAGCAAATCTGAAGCTTAATTTGGAAATGAACCAGTTGATCACAGGAACAGATATGCCAGACAGGACACTCCAAGATCCAAATTTG ATGGAGTGCATACATTTGTCATGGGAATCAGCATCAGAAAGTCGACTTCGAGCTTTCAGGCCCGATATAGT GTTGGGAGCAGATGTAATTTATGATCCAATATGCGTGCCACATCTAATTCGAGTACTTGCCATTTTCTTGAACCCGGATAAATCAAATCCCTGTCAAAGAAGAGGTGCTCCTGATGATAATGATCTTGCATTTGGTTCATGTCTAGGAAGAACAGTCTATGGTGATGCTTCAAACACTAAATCTCAGTTTGATACTTCAAAGAAAGGCACGGTGGCTTATATAGCTACTGTAATACGCAATCTAGACACATTTCATTGCTTCCTCAAACTATCAAGTGAAAATCATCTCTCTGTTGTAGATATAACTGAAACTCAGAAGCCATTGGAATTGCTCCCATACATGCAATCATACAATCGCTCCAGTATACGACtattttctatttccttttcAGGTGATCAAAATTCCGGCATGGTTGCTGGATGA
- the LOC122659810 gene encoding GDSL esterase/lipase At1g54790-like yields MAMSVSSLYVLTLISLLFYPFIEAIDFSYPAIFNFGDSNSDTGGLAAGLAFHVDSPNGQTYFLKPAGRLCDGRLIVDFLMEAMDLPFLNPYLDSVGLPSFLRGCNFATGGSTILAANAASISPFSFRIQVAQFLHFKARVLELLAKGENFDKFLPQEDYFKQGLYMFDIGQNDLDGAFSSSSEDQVLALIPTILSEFETGIKKLYDQGARWFWIHNIGPLGCLPRIIATFGKDPSKFDENGCVDSHNQVAKIFNLQLQALCKKLQGQFADANVTYVDIFSIKHNLISNFSEYGFEHSITACCGYGGPPLNYDSRILCGQTRNLNGSTVTVRPCNDTTEYVNWDGNHYTEAANLHVSSQILTGKYMDPPPLSNHMPFLFFKFKF; encoded by the exons ATGGCTATGAGTGTCTCATCTCTCTATGTTCTAACCTTAATTTCCCTTTTGTTCTACCCCTTTATTGAAGCCATAGACTTCAGCTATCCTGCAATCTTCAACTTTGGGGACTCAAATTCAGACACTGGTGGTTTGGCTGCAGGGCTTGCCTTTCATGTGGACTCCCCTAATGGCCAAACATATTTCCTCAAGCCGGCCGGCCGGCTATGCGATGGCCGTTTAATCGTCGATTTCCTTA TGGAGGCAATGGATCTTCCATTTCTCAATCCATACCTGGATTCTGTTGGCTTGCCAAGTTTCCTAAGGGGTTGTAATTTTGCAACTGGAGGATCTACCATACTTGCAGCAAATGCAGCATCTATTAGCCCATTTTCCTTCAGGATTCAAGTGGCTCAGTTCCTCCATTTCAAAGCTAGGGTTCTTGAATTGCTAGCTAAAG GTGAAAATTTTGATAAGTTCCTCCCTCAAGAAGATTATTTCAAGCAAGGGCTCTACATGTTTGACATAGGCCAAAATGATCTTGATGGAGCATTTTCTTCTAGTTCTGAGGACCAAGTACTTGCTCTGATTCCAACTATATTATCAGAATTCGAAACAGGAATTAAG aAATTATATGACCAAGGTGCAAGGTGGTTTTGGATTCATAACATAGGTCCCCTTGGATGTTTGCCTAGAATTATTGCTACATTTGGGAAAGACCCATCAAAGTTTGATGAGAACGGATGCGTCGATTCACATAACCAAGTTGCTAAGATTTTCAATTTGCAGCTACAAGCACTCTGCAAAAAGTTGCAGGGACAATTTGCAGATGCAAATGTCACTTATGTTGATATTTTCTCAATAAAACACAATCTTATCTCTAATTTCTCGGAATATG GATTTGAACACTCCATAACAGCTTGTTGTGGATATGGAGGGCCTCCATTGAACTACGACAGTCGGATCTTGTGTGGGCAAACAAGAAACTTAAATGGGAGCACAGTGACAGTGAGACCTTGCAATGACACTACAGAATATGTGAATTGGGATGGGAACCATTATACTGAAGCTGCAAATCTTCATGTTTCATCACAGATTCTCACTGGAAAATATATGGATCCACCACCTCTTTCAAACCATATGCCATTCCTCTTCTTTAAGTTCAAGTTCTAA